The following coding sequences are from one Granulicella arctica window:
- a CDS encoding PQQ-dependent sugar dehydrogenase gives MKLMQVLTFATGLVLTLPMAAQRPLVPHPIHLASGRSLTLNLPVDFAINIAMEGLRRVRFMTKSPDGRIFVTDMDSLADNTRGAVYILDGWDETTHRFARVIPYLKGLRNPNDVAFYTDAAGQSWLYLPLTDRLVRYRYEAGDVAPHSAPEVLARYPDYGLNYKYGGWHLTRTVAFANLHGRPKLYVAVGSSCNACREKEEIRATLSVMDPDGKNQQIVARGLRNAVGLAVIPPGSSEFPGGALFGTNMGADHLGDHAPEDTFFELDSARYPASADANYGWPTCYFEDGVAHADARISDPKPGDHTFPPPPAGPAPVQFDCGRVPAAYTTFAAHSSPLGLAWFGGDSSLLKDSFLVALHGASHLDIATGYKVVRFSPESRKPEDFITGFLVRENGKPVVAGRPCGILQVGPDSFLLTDDHDGAIYWVGPKGRG, from the coding sequence ATGAAGCTGATGCAGGTTTTGACCTTTGCAACGGGCCTTGTTCTGACTCTTCCGATGGCGGCGCAGAGGCCGCTGGTGCCACATCCGATCCATCTTGCGAGTGGGCGGTCGCTTACGCTCAATCTTCCTGTGGACTTTGCGATCAACATTGCGATGGAGGGGCTGCGGCGGGTGCGGTTTATGACGAAGTCGCCGGATGGGCGCATCTTTGTGACGGATATGGACTCGCTGGCGGATAACACGCGGGGAGCGGTGTACATTCTCGATGGATGGGATGAGACGACGCACCGGTTTGCGCGGGTGATTCCGTATCTGAAGGGGTTGCGGAACCCGAACGATGTGGCGTTCTATACGGATGCGGCGGGGCAGAGCTGGCTGTATCTGCCGCTGACGGACAGGCTGGTTCGGTACAGGTATGAGGCGGGGGATGTGGCACCGCATTCGGCGCCTGAGGTGCTGGCGCGGTATCCGGACTATGGGCTGAACTACAAGTATGGTGGATGGCATCTGACGCGGACGGTGGCGTTTGCGAATCTGCATGGCAGGCCGAAGCTGTATGTCGCGGTGGGGTCGTCGTGCAATGCGTGCCGGGAGAAGGAGGAGATTCGGGCTACGTTGTCGGTGATGGATCCGGATGGGAAGAATCAGCAGATTGTGGCACGTGGGCTGCGGAATGCGGTGGGGCTGGCGGTGATTCCGCCGGGCAGCTCTGAGTTTCCGGGTGGGGCGTTGTTTGGGACGAATATGGGGGCGGATCATCTGGGGGATCATGCGCCGGAGGATACGTTCTTTGAGCTGGATAGTGCGCGGTATCCGGCGAGTGCGGATGCGAACTACGGATGGCCTACGTGCTACTTCGAGGATGGGGTGGCGCATGCGGATGCGCGGATCTCGGACCCGAAGCCTGGAGACCATACTTTTCCGCCGCCACCGGCTGGGCCTGCTCCGGTGCAGTTCGATTGTGGGAGGGTTCCGGCGGCCTATACGACGTTTGCGGCGCATAGCTCGCCGCTGGGGCTGGCCTGGTTTGGCGGGGACTCAAGCTTGCTGAAGGATAGCTTTCTGGTAGCGCTGCATGGGGCGAGTCATCTGGATATTGCGACGGGGTACAAGGTGGTTCGGTTTTCGCCGGAGAGCCGGAAGCCGGAGGATTTTATTACCGGCTTTCTGGTTCGGGAGAATGGGAAGCCGGTGGTGGCGGGGCGGCCTTGTGGGATCTTGCAGGTGGGGCCGGATAGTTTTCTGCTGACGGATGACCATGATGGGGCGATCTATTGGGTGGGGCCAAAGGGGCGGGGGTAG
- a CDS encoding glycosyltransferase family 2 protein → MPPLLSVAIITKNEEHNLARTLASVQFADEIVIIDSASTDRTVEIARSFNAIVYDEPWQGFAAQKNMAIARCTGIWVLSLDADEELSPELQSQIRNLLPSNPPHDAYYINRRNLFLGRWMKRGGYYPDPKLRLFRRHAANYSRPPRFAERPVHETITFDGESSTLDFDLIHHAYPTLESYLEHMDRYSSLGALLLVANGKSSRSVLGFYVNVVFVPLLTFFWNYFGRLGFLDGREGLLLHLYHATYTSWKYAKAWQTARLIVPND, encoded by the coding sequence ATGCCACCACTGCTATCCGTCGCCATCATCACCAAAAACGAAGAGCACAATCTCGCACGCACCCTCGCCAGCGTCCAGTTCGCCGACGAAATCGTCATCATCGACTCCGCCTCCACCGACCGCACCGTCGAGATCGCCCGCTCCTTCAACGCAATCGTCTACGACGAGCCCTGGCAGGGCTTCGCCGCCCAGAAAAACATGGCTATCGCCCGCTGCACCGGCATCTGGGTCCTCTCCCTCGACGCCGACGAAGAACTCTCCCCCGAGCTCCAATCCCAGATCCGCAACCTCCTGCCCTCCAACCCGCCCCACGACGCCTACTACATCAACCGCCGCAACCTCTTCCTCGGCCGCTGGATGAAACGCGGCGGCTACTATCCCGACCCCAAACTCCGTCTCTTCCGCCGCCACGCCGCCAACTACTCCCGCCCTCCCCGCTTCGCCGAGCGCCCCGTCCACGAGACCATCACCTTCGACGGCGAATCCTCCACCCTCGACTTCGACCTCATCCACCACGCCTATCCCACCCTCGAAAGCTACCTCGAGCACATGGACCGCTACAGCAGCCTCGGCGCGCTCCTCCTCGTCGCCAACGGCAAAAGCAGCCGCAGCGTCCTCGGCTTCTACGTCAACGTCGTCTTCGTCCCGCTCCTCACCTTCTTCTGGAACTACTTCGGCCGCCTCGGCTTCCTCGACGGCCGCGAGGGCCTGCTCCTGCACCTCTACCACGCCACCTACACTAGTTGGAAGTACGCCAAAGCCTGGCAGACCGCCCGCCTCATCGTCCCCAACGACTAA
- a CDS encoding M20/M25/M40 family metallo-hydrolase — protein sequence MIATLRSSSRSLPVHLSRAILLSCLLAPIGLTCVAQAQQPATETLDLDMYARIRHEGIFNSHIMEYAGGLFDDIGPRLTGSPSLKKANDWTRDQFTHMGLANAHLESWGDFGMGWQQIGTSALMTAPATATFLAQATPWSPATKGQITADVIAIPELKEEKDFDAWKGKLTGKIVLYGPAPKIDPDAVPKLEHYDTAHLAAIGEFPLDGYNGLREQYVLPDDPAFWEKVFKQMAFKEKVSAFFASEKAAALLVPGGSGGVIHDDTGSSMGWFVYRPDHKQPIAEAVIANEAFGRISRLLSHDVPVKLALDIQTKFTGDHEPGMNTIAEIPGSDPALKDQVVMLGGHLDSWIAGTGATDDGAGAIIAMEAMRILKAVDAHPRRTIRVALWGGEEQGIFGSAGYVRDHFATLQYSTKPEEQLIPEFLRQQTGPVTLKPDHALLSGYFNADNGTGKFLGIYTEGNQAIGSIFEQWGKPLRDLGFTTISQRPTGSTDHVPFDLVGLPGFQFIQDPRDYESRSHHTNQDVYERLSEPDLQQAAVIMATFVYDAATRDQMLPRKPLPHPELVEQRSKPLEGIYPDAVKK from the coding sequence ATGATCGCCACTCTGCGTTCCTCCAGCCGCTCCCTGCCAGTCCACCTGTCTCGAGCCATCCTGCTCTCCTGCCTGCTCGCACCCATCGGTCTCACCTGCGTCGCCCAAGCCCAGCAGCCCGCCACCGAGACCCTCGACCTCGACATGTACGCCCGCATCCGCCACGAGGGCATCTTCAACTCGCACATCATGGAGTACGCCGGCGGCCTCTTCGACGACATCGGCCCCCGCCTCACCGGCTCCCCCAGCCTCAAAAAAGCCAACGACTGGACCCGCGACCAGTTCACCCACATGGGCCTCGCCAACGCCCATCTCGAAAGCTGGGGCGACTTCGGCATGGGCTGGCAGCAGATCGGCACCTCAGCCCTCATGACCGCCCCCGCTACCGCCACCTTCCTCGCTCAAGCCACACCCTGGTCCCCCGCGACCAAAGGTCAGATCACCGCCGACGTCATCGCCATCCCCGAGCTCAAAGAAGAAAAAGACTTCGACGCCTGGAAGGGCAAGCTCACCGGAAAGATCGTCCTCTACGGTCCCGCGCCCAAGATCGACCCCGACGCCGTACCCAAACTCGAGCACTACGACACCGCCCACCTAGCTGCCATCGGCGAGTTCCCCCTCGACGGCTACAACGGCCTCCGCGAGCAGTACGTCCTGCCCGACGACCCCGCCTTCTGGGAAAAAGTCTTCAAGCAGATGGCCTTCAAAGAGAAGGTCTCCGCCTTCTTCGCCTCCGAAAAGGCCGCCGCACTCCTCGTCCCCGGCGGCTCAGGCGGCGTCATCCACGACGACACCGGCTCCAGCATGGGCTGGTTCGTCTACCGCCCCGACCACAAGCAGCCCATCGCCGAGGCCGTCATCGCCAACGAGGCCTTCGGCCGCATCTCCCGCCTCCTCAGCCACGACGTCCCCGTCAAGCTCGCCCTCGACATCCAAACCAAATTCACCGGCGACCACGAGCCCGGCATGAACACCATCGCCGAGATCCCCGGCTCCGACCCCGCCCTCAAGGATCAGGTCGTTATGCTCGGCGGTCATCTCGATAGCTGGATCGCCGGCACCGGCGCCACCGATGACGGTGCCGGCGCCATCATTGCCATGGAGGCCATGCGCATCCTCAAAGCCGTCGACGCCCATCCCCGCCGCACCATCCGCGTCGCCCTATGGGGTGGCGAAGAGCAGGGCATCTTCGGCTCCGCAGGCTACGTCCGCGACCACTTCGCCACCCTCCAATACTCCACCAAACCCGAAGAGCAGCTCATACCCGAGTTCCTCCGCCAGCAGACCGGCCCCGTCACCCTCAAACCCGACCACGCGCTCCTCTCCGGCTACTTCAACGCCGACAACGGCACCGGCAAGTTCCTCGGCATCTACACCGAAGGCAACCAGGCCATCGGCAGCATCTTCGAGCAGTGGGGCAAACCTCTCCGCGACCTCGGCTTCACCACCATCAGCCAGCGCCCCACCGGCTCCACCGACCACGTCCCCTTCGATCTGGTCGGCCTGCCCGGCTTCCAGTTCATCCAGGACCCACGCGACTACGAGAGCCGCTCCCACCACACCAACCAGGACGTCTACGAGCGCCTCTCCGAGCCCGACCTCCAGCAAGCCGCCGTCATCATGGCCACCTTCGTCTACGACGCCGCCACGCGCGACCAGATGCTCCCCCGCAAACCCCTCCCCCACCCCGAGCTGGTAGAACAACGCAGCAAACCCCTCGAAGGCATCTACCCCGACGCAGTAAAAAAATAA
- the cyaY gene encoding iron donor protein CyaY: MSLIDEATFRRESDRALESLKQSLIEAEDDSGSFEFEDNNGVMNVIFENGSSKFVVTPNTPVRQVWISAQATSFKLEWNEASSAFTLSKTGEALKPLMQRLLREHLGDPEITLL, from the coding sequence ATGAGCCTCATCGATGAAGCCACCTTCCGACGCGAGTCCGACCGCGCCCTCGAGTCCCTCAAGCAATCCCTCATCGAGGCCGAAGACGACTCCGGCAGCTTCGAGTTCGAAGACAACAACGGCGTCATGAACGTCATCTTCGAGAACGGATCGAGCAAGTTCGTCGTCACCCCCAACACCCCCGTTCGCCAGGTCTGGATCTCCGCCCAGGCCACCAGCTTCAAGCTCGAGTGGAACGAAGCCTCCAGCGCCTTCACCCTTTCCAAAACCGGCGAAGCTCTCAAGCCGCTCATGCAGCGTCTGCTCCGCGAACACCTCGGAGACCCCGAAATCACGCTTCTCTGA